In Castanea sativa cultivar Marrone di Chiusa Pesio chromosome 6, ASM4071231v1, a single window of DNA contains:
- the LOC142641049 gene encoding G-type lectin S-receptor-like serine/threonine-protein kinase At4g27290 isoform X1, translated as MQSFSFIFFLSLVIELSSGADIIASMQFIIKGETLVSPGQRFELGFFSPGNSRNLYLGVWYKKLPGTIVWVANRENPLTDSYGALTLAENGNLTITDQNNHTVWSSNSSGAEMPIAQLLESGNFVVREKTNTNTESYIWQSFDFPSDTQLPGMKMGWNFKTGLNRVLTSWKNATDPSRGEFTYTFDNLGLPQLVFRKGSEKKFRTGLWNGQRFSGAVTNINPVFKPSIVYNKDELYYRYEATDNSVVTRVTLTESGSVQRLLLNEGSGEWSVMYSIPNDLCDVYAQCGANGICKISKRPICECLKGFVPKHQKEWEVLNWTGGCVRRIPMTCEKGEGFLKVEGVKLPDLVQFRLNESMGLNECEAECLKNCSCMAYANSDIRNGGTGCLMWFDDLIDIREFIDEKGEQDVYLREAASELDKLGDSSPKKMRLLIISITCGMLVLGLACCFTVWKNRTKKRGKLTNEVMEMPLFDFASILRSTNNFSSTNKIGEGGFGPVYKGELLLGQEIAVKRLSNSSSQGLEEFKNEVIMISKLQHRNLVRILGCCIEREERMLIYEYMPNKSLDYFIFDQNGRASLDWQKRFQIVMGIARGLLYLHQDSRLRIVHRDLKPSNILLDGELNPKISDFGIARIFGGDQVEAKTKRVIGTYGYMSPEYAIDGKFSVKSDVFGLGVLMLEILSGQKNRGFSHPDHHHNLLGHAWLLWNENKALELLDPCLKESYVKPQFMRCIQVGLLCVQKLPQDRPAMSSVVFMLGNEGVPLPQPKQPGFFIERSSNEAGVSKIVVGCHTESAVTITIMEAR; from the exons ATGCAGAGCTTTTCATTcatcttctttctctctctagtcATAGAACTCTCCTCTGGAGCTGATATCATAGCCTCAATGCAATTCATCATCAAGGGGGAGACCTTAGTTTCCCCCGGTCAAAGGTTTGAGTTGGGTTTCTTCTCTCCTGGTAATTCCAGGAACCTATATCTGGGAGTATGGTATAAAAAACTTCCTGGTACTATTGTATGGGTTGCCAACAGAGAAAACCCACTTACAGATTCATATGGAGCTTTGACTTTGGCTGAAAATGGAAATCTCACCATTACAGACCAAAATAATCACACTGTTTGGTCCTCCAATTCTTCAGGAGCGGAAATGCCCATTGCACAGCTTTTAGAGTCTGGAAACTTTGTGGTTAGAGAGAAGACTAATACTAATACTGAGAGCTATATATGGCAAAGTTTCGATTTCCCATCAGACACACAGTTACCTGGCATGAAGATGGGTTGGAATTTTAAGACTGGTCTCAACCGAGTCTTGACGTCTTGGAAGAATGCTACTGACCCTTCTAGGGGGGAATTTACTTACACATTTGACAATCTTGGGTTGCCTCAACTTGTTTTTCGCAAGGGATCAGAGAAGAAGTTTCGCACTGGTCTGTGGAATGGACAACGATTTAGTGGTGCTGTTACGAACATAAACCCAGTTTTTAAGCCCAGTATTGTGTATAACAAGGATGAATTGTATTACAGGTATGAGGCTACTGATAATTCTGTTGTTACAAGAGTTACTTTGACTGAGTCGGGTTCAGTCCAACGTCTTTTGTTGAATGAAGGGAGTGGCGAATGGAGTGTAATGTATTCTATACCGAATGATCTCTGTGATGTTTATGCACAGTGTGGTGCTAATGGAATTTGTAAAATAAGCAAAAGACCAATTTGTGAGTGTTTGAAGGGATTTGTTCCAAAACATCAGAAAGAGTGGGAAGTGCTTAATTGGACTGGTGGTTGCGTGAGAAGAATACCAATGACTTGCGAGAAGGGAGAAGGGTTTCTGAAAGTTGAAGGAGTGAAATTGCCAGACTTGGTCCAGTTTAGGTTGAACGAAAGCATGGGCCTTAATGAATGTGAGGCAGAGTGCTTAAAGAACTGCTCTTGTATGGCCTATGCTAACTCAGATATTAGAAATGGAGGCACTGGATGTTTGATGTGGTTTGATGATCTAATTGACATTAGGGAATTCATCGACGAAAAAGGGGAACAAGATGTTTATCTTAGAGAGGCAGCTTCAGAACTAG ACAAATTGGGAGATTCCAGTCCAAAGAAGATGAGACTACTAATCATATCAATAACTTGTGGGATGCTTGTTCTTGGTCTGGCATGCTGCTTCACAGTTTGGAAGaatagaacaaagaaaagag gaaaattaaCTAATGAAGTCATGGAGATGCCATTGTTTGATTTTGCTTCCATTTTAAGGTCAACCAATAACTTCTCCAGCACTAATAAGATAGGTGAGGGCGGTTTTGGTCCTGTTTACAAG GGTGAGCTATTATTGGGACAAGAAATAGCAGTGAAGAGGCTCTCAAATAGTTCCAGCCAAGGTCTTGAAGAGTTTAAGAATGAAGTTATTATGATATCCAAACTTCAACATCGGAATCTGGTCAGGATTCTGGGCTGTTGCATTGAAAGAGAAGAAAGGATGCTAATCTATGAGTATATGCCCAACAAAAGTTTggactattttatttttg ATCAAAATGGAAGAGCATCACTGGATTGGCAGAAGCGCTTTCAAATTGTTATGGGAATTGCAAGGGGACTTCTTTATCTCCACCAAGACTCCAGGTTAAGAATTGTTCATAGGGATCTTAAACCCAGCAACATTTTACTTGATGGCGAATTAAACCCCAAAATTTCAGACTTCGGTATAGCAAGAATTTTTGGAGGAGATCAAGTGGAAGCAAAAACAAAGCGAGTAATTGGAACATA TGGATACATGTCTCCAGAGTATGCCATTGATGGGAAATTTTCAGTCAAATCAGATGTCTTTGGTCTTGGTGTACTAATGTTAGAGATACTTAGTGGCCAAAAGAACAGGGGATTTTCCCATCCGGATCATCACCATAATCTTTTGGGGCAT GCTTGGCTGCTGTGGAATGAAAACAAAGCTTTGGAGTTACTGGATCCATGTTTGAAGGAATCATATGTTAAACCTCAGTTTATGAGATGCATTCAAGTGGGTCTATTATGTGTTCAGAAACTTCCACAAGATAGGCCAGCAATGTCATCTGTGGTTTTCATGCTGGGCAATGAGGGGGTACCACTTCCTCAACCTAAGCAGCCTGGTTTCTTCATAGAAAGAAGTTCCAATGAAGCAGGTGTGTCAAAAATTGTAGTTGGATGCCATACTGAAAGTGCAGTCACTATAACAATAATGGAAGCAAGATAA
- the LOC142641049 gene encoding G-type lectin S-receptor-like serine/threonine-protein kinase At4g27290 isoform X2: MQSFSFIFFLSLVIELSSGADIIASMQFIIKGETLVSPGQRFELGFFSPGNSRNLYLGVWYKKLPGTIVWVANRENPLTDSYGALTLAENGNLTITDQNNHTVWSSNSSGAEMPIAQLLESGNFVVREKTNTNTESYIWQSFDFPSDTQLPGMKMGWNFKTGLNRVLTSWKNATDPSRGEFTYTFDNLGLPQLVFRKGSEKKFRTGLWNGQRFSGAVTNINPVFKPSIVYNKDELYYRYEATDNSVVTRVTLTESGSVQRLLLNEGSGEWSVMYSIPNDLCDVYAQCGANGICKISKRPICECLKGFVPKHQKEWEVLNWTGGCVRRIPMTCEKGEGFLKVEGVKLPDLVQFRLNESMGLNECEAECLKNCSCMAYANSDIRNGGTGCLMWFDDLIDIREFIDEKGEQDVYLREAASELDKLGDSSPKKMRLLIISITCGMLVLGLACCFTVWKNRTKKRGKLTNEVMEMPLFDFASILRSTNNFSSTNKIGEGGFGPVYKGELLLGQEIAVKRLSNSSSQGLEEFKNEVIMISKLQHRNLVRILGCCIEREERMLIYEYMPNKSLDYFIFDQNGRASLDWQKRFQIVMGIARGLLYLHQDSRLRIVHRDLKPSNILLDGELNPKISDFGIARIFGGDQVEAKTKRVIGTYGYMSPEYAIDGKFSVKSDVFGLGVLMLEILSGQKNRGFSHPDHHHNLLGHVGLAAVE, from the exons ATGCAGAGCTTTTCATTcatcttctttctctctctagtcATAGAACTCTCCTCTGGAGCTGATATCATAGCCTCAATGCAATTCATCATCAAGGGGGAGACCTTAGTTTCCCCCGGTCAAAGGTTTGAGTTGGGTTTCTTCTCTCCTGGTAATTCCAGGAACCTATATCTGGGAGTATGGTATAAAAAACTTCCTGGTACTATTGTATGGGTTGCCAACAGAGAAAACCCACTTACAGATTCATATGGAGCTTTGACTTTGGCTGAAAATGGAAATCTCACCATTACAGACCAAAATAATCACACTGTTTGGTCCTCCAATTCTTCAGGAGCGGAAATGCCCATTGCACAGCTTTTAGAGTCTGGAAACTTTGTGGTTAGAGAGAAGACTAATACTAATACTGAGAGCTATATATGGCAAAGTTTCGATTTCCCATCAGACACACAGTTACCTGGCATGAAGATGGGTTGGAATTTTAAGACTGGTCTCAACCGAGTCTTGACGTCTTGGAAGAATGCTACTGACCCTTCTAGGGGGGAATTTACTTACACATTTGACAATCTTGGGTTGCCTCAACTTGTTTTTCGCAAGGGATCAGAGAAGAAGTTTCGCACTGGTCTGTGGAATGGACAACGATTTAGTGGTGCTGTTACGAACATAAACCCAGTTTTTAAGCCCAGTATTGTGTATAACAAGGATGAATTGTATTACAGGTATGAGGCTACTGATAATTCTGTTGTTACAAGAGTTACTTTGACTGAGTCGGGTTCAGTCCAACGTCTTTTGTTGAATGAAGGGAGTGGCGAATGGAGTGTAATGTATTCTATACCGAATGATCTCTGTGATGTTTATGCACAGTGTGGTGCTAATGGAATTTGTAAAATAAGCAAAAGACCAATTTGTGAGTGTTTGAAGGGATTTGTTCCAAAACATCAGAAAGAGTGGGAAGTGCTTAATTGGACTGGTGGTTGCGTGAGAAGAATACCAATGACTTGCGAGAAGGGAGAAGGGTTTCTGAAAGTTGAAGGAGTGAAATTGCCAGACTTGGTCCAGTTTAGGTTGAACGAAAGCATGGGCCTTAATGAATGTGAGGCAGAGTGCTTAAAGAACTGCTCTTGTATGGCCTATGCTAACTCAGATATTAGAAATGGAGGCACTGGATGTTTGATGTGGTTTGATGATCTAATTGACATTAGGGAATTCATCGACGAAAAAGGGGAACAAGATGTTTATCTTAGAGAGGCAGCTTCAGAACTAG ACAAATTGGGAGATTCCAGTCCAAAGAAGATGAGACTACTAATCATATCAATAACTTGTGGGATGCTTGTTCTTGGTCTGGCATGCTGCTTCACAGTTTGGAAGaatagaacaaagaaaagag gaaaattaaCTAATGAAGTCATGGAGATGCCATTGTTTGATTTTGCTTCCATTTTAAGGTCAACCAATAACTTCTCCAGCACTAATAAGATAGGTGAGGGCGGTTTTGGTCCTGTTTACAAG GGTGAGCTATTATTGGGACAAGAAATAGCAGTGAAGAGGCTCTCAAATAGTTCCAGCCAAGGTCTTGAAGAGTTTAAGAATGAAGTTATTATGATATCCAAACTTCAACATCGGAATCTGGTCAGGATTCTGGGCTGTTGCATTGAAAGAGAAGAAAGGATGCTAATCTATGAGTATATGCCCAACAAAAGTTTggactattttatttttg ATCAAAATGGAAGAGCATCACTGGATTGGCAGAAGCGCTTTCAAATTGTTATGGGAATTGCAAGGGGACTTCTTTATCTCCACCAAGACTCCAGGTTAAGAATTGTTCATAGGGATCTTAAACCCAGCAACATTTTACTTGATGGCGAATTAAACCCCAAAATTTCAGACTTCGGTATAGCAAGAATTTTTGGAGGAGATCAAGTGGAAGCAAAAACAAAGCGAGTAATTGGAACATA TGGATACATGTCTCCAGAGTATGCCATTGATGGGAAATTTTCAGTCAAATCAGATGTCTTTGGTCTTGGTGTACTAATGTTAGAGATACTTAGTGGCCAAAAGAACAGGGGATTTTCCCATCCGGATCATCACCATAATCTTTTGGGGCATGTAG GCTTGGCTGCTGTGGAATGA
- the LOC142641049 gene encoding G-type lectin S-receptor-like serine/threonine-protein kinase At4g27290 isoform X3 gives MQSFSFIFFLSLVIELSSGADIIASMQFIIKGETLVSPGQRFELGFFSPGNSRNLYLGVWYKKLPGTIVWVANRENPLTDSYGALTLAENGNLTITDQNNHTVWSSNSSGAEMPIAQLLESGNFVVREKTNTNTESYIWQSFDFPSDTQLPGMKMGWNFKTGLNRVLTSWKNATDPSRGEFTYTFDNLGLPQLVFRKGSEKKFRTGLWNGQRFSGAVTNINPVFKPSIVYNKDELYYRYEATDNSVVTRVTLTESGSVQRLLLNEGSGEWSVMYSIPNDLCDVYAQCGANGICKISKRPICECLKGFVPKHQKEWEVLNWTGGCVRRIPMTCEKGEGFLKVEGVKLPDLVQFRLNESMGLNECEAECLKNCSCMAYANSDIRNGGTGCLMWFDDLIDIREFIDEKGEQDVYLREAASELDKLGDSSPKKMRLLIISITCGMLVLGLACCFTVWKNRTKKRGKLTNEVMEMPLFDFASILRSTNNFSSTNKIGEGGFGPVYKGELLLGQEIAVKRLSNSSSQGLEEFKNEVIMISKLQHRNLVRILGCCIEREERMLIYEYMPNKSLDYFIFDQNGRASLDWQKRFQIVMGIARGLLYLHQDSRLRIVHRDLKPSNILLDGELNPKISDFGIARIFGGDQVEAKTKRVIGT, from the exons ATGCAGAGCTTTTCATTcatcttctttctctctctagtcATAGAACTCTCCTCTGGAGCTGATATCATAGCCTCAATGCAATTCATCATCAAGGGGGAGACCTTAGTTTCCCCCGGTCAAAGGTTTGAGTTGGGTTTCTTCTCTCCTGGTAATTCCAGGAACCTATATCTGGGAGTATGGTATAAAAAACTTCCTGGTACTATTGTATGGGTTGCCAACAGAGAAAACCCACTTACAGATTCATATGGAGCTTTGACTTTGGCTGAAAATGGAAATCTCACCATTACAGACCAAAATAATCACACTGTTTGGTCCTCCAATTCTTCAGGAGCGGAAATGCCCATTGCACAGCTTTTAGAGTCTGGAAACTTTGTGGTTAGAGAGAAGACTAATACTAATACTGAGAGCTATATATGGCAAAGTTTCGATTTCCCATCAGACACACAGTTACCTGGCATGAAGATGGGTTGGAATTTTAAGACTGGTCTCAACCGAGTCTTGACGTCTTGGAAGAATGCTACTGACCCTTCTAGGGGGGAATTTACTTACACATTTGACAATCTTGGGTTGCCTCAACTTGTTTTTCGCAAGGGATCAGAGAAGAAGTTTCGCACTGGTCTGTGGAATGGACAACGATTTAGTGGTGCTGTTACGAACATAAACCCAGTTTTTAAGCCCAGTATTGTGTATAACAAGGATGAATTGTATTACAGGTATGAGGCTACTGATAATTCTGTTGTTACAAGAGTTACTTTGACTGAGTCGGGTTCAGTCCAACGTCTTTTGTTGAATGAAGGGAGTGGCGAATGGAGTGTAATGTATTCTATACCGAATGATCTCTGTGATGTTTATGCACAGTGTGGTGCTAATGGAATTTGTAAAATAAGCAAAAGACCAATTTGTGAGTGTTTGAAGGGATTTGTTCCAAAACATCAGAAAGAGTGGGAAGTGCTTAATTGGACTGGTGGTTGCGTGAGAAGAATACCAATGACTTGCGAGAAGGGAGAAGGGTTTCTGAAAGTTGAAGGAGTGAAATTGCCAGACTTGGTCCAGTTTAGGTTGAACGAAAGCATGGGCCTTAATGAATGTGAGGCAGAGTGCTTAAAGAACTGCTCTTGTATGGCCTATGCTAACTCAGATATTAGAAATGGAGGCACTGGATGTTTGATGTGGTTTGATGATCTAATTGACATTAGGGAATTCATCGACGAAAAAGGGGAACAAGATGTTTATCTTAGAGAGGCAGCTTCAGAACTAG ACAAATTGGGAGATTCCAGTCCAAAGAAGATGAGACTACTAATCATATCAATAACTTGTGGGATGCTTGTTCTTGGTCTGGCATGCTGCTTCACAGTTTGGAAGaatagaacaaagaaaagag gaaaattaaCTAATGAAGTCATGGAGATGCCATTGTTTGATTTTGCTTCCATTTTAAGGTCAACCAATAACTTCTCCAGCACTAATAAGATAGGTGAGGGCGGTTTTGGTCCTGTTTACAAG GGTGAGCTATTATTGGGACAAGAAATAGCAGTGAAGAGGCTCTCAAATAGTTCCAGCCAAGGTCTTGAAGAGTTTAAGAATGAAGTTATTATGATATCCAAACTTCAACATCGGAATCTGGTCAGGATTCTGGGCTGTTGCATTGAAAGAGAAGAAAGGATGCTAATCTATGAGTATATGCCCAACAAAAGTTTggactattttatttttg ATCAAAATGGAAGAGCATCACTGGATTGGCAGAAGCGCTTTCAAATTGTTATGGGAATTGCAAGGGGACTTCTTTATCTCCACCAAGACTCCAGGTTAAGAATTGTTCATAGGGATCTTAAACCCAGCAACATTTTACTTGATGGCGAATTAAACCCCAAAATTTCAGACTTCGGTATAGCAAGAATTTTTGGAGGAGATCAAGTGGAAGCAAAAACAAAGCGAGTAATTGGAACATA A